From Argopecten irradians isolate NY chromosome 2, Ai_NY, whole genome shotgun sequence, the proteins below share one genomic window:
- the LOC138315090 gene encoding membrane frizzled-related protein-like produces the protein MNWSLLYPATVCCFITLGASMTTVYMDDHCNKTFIVDDSVRIVSSRGGYLTARMSCNIFLISNSKETNELVQIRSFNITCAQGFLSLYDGKGIVPQNGLASGLCGKISEFPVTVFNSTLHGFTLQLTTDNWNFYGGYDVLVTSYFKDGPCSTREYQCSNTWCIARNLHCDGYNNCRDNSDEMHCGAWTMHSSYPLIMLLFIFLRSNITSFIF, from the exons ATGAACTGGTCCCTTTTGTATCCGGCTACGGTATGCTGCTTCATTACCCTTGGAGCGTCCATGACAACAG tataCATGGATGATCACTGTAACAAGACTTTTATCGTGGACGACTCTGTCCGGATTGTGTCCTCTCGAGGCGGGTATCTCACGGCACGAATGTCCTGTAACATATTTCTCATCTCCAACAGTAAGGAAACTAATGAGCTCGTCCAGATACGATCCTTCAACATCACCTGTGCACAGGGCTTCTTATCTCTCTACGACGGCAAGGGGATCGTACCACAAAACGGATTAG CTAGTGGACTTTGTGGTAAAATCTCAGAGTTTCCAGTGACGGTATTTAATTCAACACTACACGGATTTACTCTCCAACTAACAACAGATAACTGGAATTTCTACGGTGGATACGACGTATTGGTCACATCATATTTTAAAG ATGGTCCGTGCTCTACCCGAGAATACCAGTGTTCTAATACGTGGTGCATTGCTCGGAACCTTCATTGTGATGGCTATAACAACTGTAGGGACAACAGTGATGAGATGCACTGCGGGGCATGGACGATGCATTCCTCTTATCCTTTAATAATGCTGCTCTTCATTTTCTTACGATCAAACATTACCAGCtttattttctaa
- the LOC138315091 gene encoding transmembrane protein 208-like, producing MQSMAQAKYTPEGALIDGGLDLNMESGMSEHAKDLILFISIVQSLSLLSNYFWLLWLLVPGRAFYMLWVNILAPWIFAEPPEVDEKKTKKMERKMRRH from the exons ATGCAGAGTATGGCTCAGGCAAAATACACTCCAGAAGGGGCTTTAATAGATGGGGGACTAGACCTAAACATGGAGTCAGGAATGTCGGA GCATGCTAAAGACCTCATCCTGTTCATATCTATTGTTCAAAGTTTGAGTTTACTTTCTAACTATTTTTGGCTCCTATGGTTACTG GTTCCGGGTAGAGCGTTCTACATGTTATGGGTGAATATCTTGGCTCCTTGGATATTTGCTGAGCCACCAGAAGTTGATGAAAAGAAGACAAAGAAAATGGAGAGAAAGATGCGGAGACATTGA
- the LOC138315092 gene encoding transmembrane protein 208-like isoform X2 has product MMPKGKALTKGQKQIVEENKSTLQFYQYILLGVNGVYWMLQYWLFWDSFTLLFMFLGVSAVLACLGSYKFMQSMAQAKYTPEGALIDGGLDLNMESGMSEHAKDLILFTSIVQSLSLLSNYFWLLWLLVPGRAFYMLWVNILAPWIFAEPPEVDEKKTKKMERKMRRH; this is encoded by the exons ATGATG CCAAAAGGAAAAGCATTAACTAAAGGCCAGAAACAAATCGTGGAGGAGAACAAAAGTACTCTGCAATTCTACCAATATATCCTACTAGGTGTTAAT GGAGTATACTGGATGCTTCAATATTGGTTGTTCTGGGACAGCTTCACATTACTTTTCATG TTTCTTGGCGTATCAGCAGTACTGGCATGCCTGGGAAGTTATAAATTCATGCAGAGTATGGCTCAGGCAAAATACACTCCAGAAGGGGCTTTAATAGATGGGGGACTAGACCTAAACATGGAGTCAGGAATGTCGGA GCATGCTAAAGACCTCATCCTGTTCACATCTATTGTTCAAAGTTTGAGTTTACTTTCTAACTATTTTTGGCTCCTATGGTTACTG GTTCCGGGTAGAGCGTTCTACATGTTATGGGTGAATATCTTGGCTCCTTGGATATTTGCTGAGCCACCAGAAGTTGATGAAAAGAAGACAAAGAAAATGGAGAGAAAGATGCGGAGACATTGA
- the LOC138315092 gene encoding transmembrane protein 208-like isoform X1, with product MPPKGKALTKGQKQIVEENKSTLQFYQYILLGVNGVYWMLQYWLFWDSFTLLFMFLGVSAVLACLGSYKFMQSMAQAKYTPEGALIDGGLDLNMESGMSEHAKDLILFTSIVQSLSLLSNYFWLLWLLVPGRAFYMLWVNILAPWIFAEPPEVDEKKTKKMERKMRRH from the exons ATGCCG CCAAAAGGAAAAGCATTAACTAAAGGCCAGAAACAAATCGTGGAGGAGAACAAAAGTACTCTGCAATTCTACCAATATATCCTACTAGGTGTTAAT GGAGTATACTGGATGCTTCAATATTGGTTGTTCTGGGACAGCTTCACATTACTTTTCATG TTTCTTGGCGTATCAGCAGTACTGGCATGCCTGGGAAGTTATAAATTCATGCAGAGTATGGCTCAGGCAAAATACACTCCAGAAGGGGCTTTAATAGATGGGGGACTAGACCTAAACATGGAGTCAGGAATGTCGGA GCATGCTAAAGACCTCATCCTGTTCACATCTATTGTTCAAAGTTTGAGTTTACTTTCTAACTATTTTTGGCTCCTATGGTTACTG GTTCCGGGTAGAGCGTTCTACATGTTATGGGTGAATATCTTGGCTCCTTGGATATTTGCTGAGCCACCAGAAGTTGATGAAAAGAAGACAAAGAAAATGGAGAGAAAGATGCGGAGACATTGA
- the LOC138315093 gene encoding mucin-5AC-like, which translates to MDYLYFILVILIFLKVLFWIFYFYARAQRLRASRTTQRNFIVVERTRQTIPVITHDQARIVDNEHPQAYTNQAGPQNFPQPPSYTECVSQTQSDTKPPSYDQVIQGQISVYPGAPYTVSPTTQTVTGQYPATATSTTTPAATATSTAAPVNQTTDPSPNPLYGYNQ; encoded by the exons ATGGATTACCTTTATTT TATTTTGGTGATTCTTATATTCTTGAAAGTGCTTTTCTGGATATTTTACTTTTATGCCCGAGCTCAGCGTTTAAGGGCGAGTAGAACAACCCAGCGTAACTTCATTGTTGTGGAGAGGACAAGACAAACTATTCCTGTTATAACTCAT GACCAAGCAAGAAttgtagataatgaacatccACAGGCGTACACAAATCAAGCGGGCCCCCAAAACTTCCCACAGCCCCCATCTTACACTGAGTGTGTGAGCCAGACTCAGAGTGACACCAAACCACCATCATATGACCAGGTGATCCAAGGTCAAATCTCGGTGTATCCTGGAGCACCATATACAGTGTCACCTACTACACAAACAGTTACAGGACAATATCCTGCCACAGCCACGTCGACAACCACACCTGCAGCCACAGCCACGTCGACAGCTGCTCCAGTAAATCAGACAACAGACCCATCACCCAATCCTCTCTATGGCTATAATCAGTAA